From Oryzias latipes chromosome 3, ASM223467v1:
tttatcgtgtCTCTCAGTTTCAGGTAATTACTGTTTAACCACCCTCTCTGagtgaaaacttttatttatttttccgaGAAGCTGGACGTCTTTCTCTCTCTCCTTGTTAGCCCGCCGTCATGCCTGATGACGCTTTGCTTGGTTTTCTTTAGCATCAATCATTTCCCACCGACTTTCATTCAGGAAGTTCAGTCGTTCAGTCATTGCtgcttttgtgtttatatgattttaAGATGGTAATGAACATCCGCTTGTGTTACATCTGGTCAAAGGTTTGCATGTGATGAATAATGAATTGAGTTTCTAAATGGCTTTTACCTCCCTTGGTTAAAAGTAAGGCTAACAGACTGTTGTCCAAGTAAATAGTAGGCTTTGCCTTGTATGCAGTTCAGCGTTACAGCATTGAGcattcatctttattttgtttgtgattcTCCTCCAGATGCCTTCCAGGATGCCAGATTTGCCAACAACTTGTGCGGTGAGTGTAgcgtgttttattattttaatatatacatatttttttgtgtgcttttacTTCTTTAAGTTCCTCATACCAGGCTAAAGTGGAAAGAGCCTGGTAAATTCTTTGAAATAGCCATTCCACTAAGGAACAAAAGTTTCTCAGGAAACAATTAGCTTCCAGGTTTTGTGAGTGTCCTGTTCACATTCTTTCCAGAAGCTACTGTAGAAAGTAAGGAAAGAATGAGAGGGGGGAAAAATCAACTTGtaatcattatttaaaaaccattacaggattgagttttttttaaagggtcaTTTATATCTGACTTCACACCAAGTGGACGAGGACATATTACTATGAGCTGTTGGTTTTGGTTTCCTCGTGTGGCCTTTTATAAAATGATTAAGTGtacaaacttttttcttttcatactcttgtttgtaatgtttttatctGCAAGCGAGAGAAACAGttcataaaaagaaatctttgagCTTTTAACCCTCAAAAATTTTTCTTTCAGTTATgtctttacaaataaaagaatcaatTGAGTTTTCcgtgtttttaaaaagcattttttctaattcttGGAGTATTTTGTGGAGGTTGGGTGCTTGTGGGGCTAAAGCaagttttaaggaaaaatagATGCATCAAAAATCacctgtgaaaaaaaataatggattaAGTGAACCTGCAACAGTTTTTAGATGAAGTTTTCTGATTGAAGAGGCTGTGGCAACATTTATACCCGGGGATTATGAGGGGACAACAGCTGTAGGACcacttggttttctttttttaaagtgtagtCTCTGATTTTCTGTTGACAGTCCATCCCTCATTAATCATTGAagttacatttgaaaaataaccCAAGATAGGGGAAATCTGCTAAATggacatctttattttttacaatcattataaatgtttaaggctgtaaaatccCGCAGTAGactttttatatacttttcTAGGGCAGAGATTAacactttttaaactttcaaagttcACCCCTTTGTAGAagaataagtccagtattacagaatgaaaacaaagatctgcttgtGATTGAAGAGTTGAGTCAGTTTGGCAAACTGATCGCATTCTGCACAGGGAACACGGCACAaaagagattgattgacaaggccaacagccaatcagaatacaGAACATAATATGctgtaaaataagaaaagactaaattacaattttaaaaaatccacaaaacggTGAGACAGCAAAGGGTGAACTATACACCAATAtagcgagggaccactgtaAATGCAAAGTTTATACTTTCTAATGTTATCTTTATAGGGTTGTCttttgaatgtgtttatttgttcctgattctcatgtttttattaagcggttttaaatgtgtttaccAAATATTCAGCTTGTCTTCAACAATTGGTAAGATAACTACAGGTTTTGATATTTAAACAATTTGTTTTCTGATCCAAAGGTGCTGTTGTGGTCGGCTGGTGCGGCAGCACGCTGGCTTCACTGCCAGCTTGGCCACAAAGTACTCCGATGTGAAGTTGGGTGAAAATCCCAACCCGCCTATGCCTGAGCTGGAGGAGTGGTCAGTGGAAAAGCACACAGAAGTGAGCCCCACTGATGCTTATGGCGTCATCAACTTCCAGGGAGGGTCTCACTCCTACAGAGCCAAGGTAGGCATGGGTTATTTCATCCACAGCATCTTTTTTACCTCAATATCTTGTTCTGTAACTGAGAATATGCCTGAACAGATCTGACATTTCCTCATTTGCTCACGTAAGCCTTCTTTCTTTGTCTGGCGAATGTGGACAGTATGTGCGTTTGTCTTATGACTCGCGGCCTGAGAGCGTCCTGCGGCTCATGCTGAAGGAATGGCACATGGAGCTCCCCAAGATCCTCATCTCTGTCCACGGAGGAGTTCAGAACTTTGAGCTGCACCCTCGCATCAAACAGGTGGTGGGCAAGGGCCTCATCAAAGCCGCAGTCACCACCGGGGCCTGGATTCTGACTGGAGGGGTCAACACAGGCATGTGGTCCGAGGAGAAGAATGTTATCTTTGACGTGCTGTTGAAACCAAAGTTCACTTCTGCTTTGTGCTGCTGTTTCTCAGCACTTTAGTGAAAATGTGTTGGTTTCTACAAGTTTGTTTACTAGAATCTGCCACAATTTGGTGTTAAATGAAATGTTACTGACTAATGCAGAGTTACACAAACACAGCACAAAGCTGACACGCTGATGTAGCAGAAGTTGTAATGCTGGCCTCAAAGCGTGTCATTTGACCGTGAGTCGTGGCTGAGGTGTGTTTGCAGCCACAGCATGCCGTTAAGATGCTGTGGTCTGATGATGGTATTTAAGTCATTACTCACAGGGTCAATTACTAAGACCAGTGATTACTTTAATGCCTCATTGGCACCACGGCAAACTGGGAATGTCTCCCGGCTCACAAGTTATTGCTGAATCCATGAGATCCATCGGCGAGGCATTGTGgttcttcaaaaagaaaagggaCTGGGGCTAATGCACTTGTTCTGTTCATAATTGCTCAGCTCGTCTGGTAGTGGTTTTATCCTAAACTTTACCTTTCCTGACTTTTGCAGAAAAATTTTGAATTCAGAGAACAGATTCtgaaaaattaaagtttgtaaactaaaaaagcacaaagaatTCATGATTGTATTTAATGCATTCCCCCAAAGGTGTGGCGAAGCATGTGGGAGATGCGCTCAAAGAACACTGTTCAAGATCAGCAAAGAAAATTTGCACAATTGGGATTGCACCATGGGGAGTCATTGAAAACAGGAACGATCTCATTGGTAAAGATGTAAGCAACAACTCCCCTAACCAAAGCACGATTCATCTGACATCCTTTGGTTCGATTTTCAGGGAATTTAACATGTTCCTACTTTTGTAGATAATAGCTCCATATCAGACGCTGCTGAACCCGCTGAGCAAACTAAACGTTCTCAACAATCTACATTCCCATTTCCTGCTGGTGGACGATGGGACGGTGGGCAAGTATGGAGCCGAGGTGAAACTGCGCCGGGATCTGGAGAAGCACATCAACCTGCAAAGAATACACGCGCGTAAGAGAAACTCACATTGCAGTTGTTATACATGTGCAACTAACACAAATGTGTGGTGTTCCCTCGCTATATCGGGGTTTACCTTTCGGAAGCTTACTGTTTCGCAGATTTTGTTTTAGCGCGATTTTTGCATGCAAAAATctcatggttgttttttttctctgcatcctgattggctgttacGAATCTCATCTGCgacgtgtctcctgtacagaatgtgtttaGCTTTTCACgtttacataaatcttaaaCTGCAAactcatctttgtttttattctatgaGATTGACGTTCATTTTTCACagaggtttgaactttgagagtttaaacaaaagagaacaaatgtgaaaatgttaaagGCTATCTGAGAAGTGTGTAacgtgtgtagtgaggagttttggAGCCTTAAAACGcctgtaatcctactttgtaAATTTCActtattgcaagttatttatGGAAAGTCTTTACAGTGATAAACAAGGGACTACCGTACTTCACCAGAGAGTCTAACAAAGAAATGTatctttatttttcccccaatgAGTATTGCTCTATTCAGAGTTGCCTTAAAAAACCCCAGAGTTGGTCAATCTTTAGTGACCCACAAAAGCCAGACTGGTTCTTATAGAATCAACACAAACCTTTAAATCTATGTCATCTTATCTATATTCATTTAGTGTTGCACCTTCAAAGAGTCATCCAAGCTGTGTaaggtataaaaataaaactctggTCAAGTGGATGTGAGGGTTTTAAATGGGACGAGCAATTAATATTTTATCTGACAGTTTGCCATAAATAGCAAATCGGTGATAGCGGTCTGTCTGGTATCACTTCAACCTCTCACACACTTTCATTGAAGTTCATCTTCACCACAGGAATATAATTGCAGGGGTTGTGTAATTGAGGCCTGCTGTTGGATGTGAAgaactgttgttaaaataaCTGTTTGGGGCTAAAAGTGCAGAAGAAAGCATTTCAGTTGCCGTTTCGTTGTTGTCGTAGGAATCGGTCAGGGTGTTCCCGTTGTGGCGCTGATCTTCGAGGGCGGTCCCAACGTCATCCTGACTGTTCTGGAGTACCTTCAGGAAACCCCTCCTGTGCCCGTGGTGGTGTGCGAGGGGACGGGTCGCGCTGCCGACATACTGGCCTACGTCCACAAGCAGACGGAAGAGGGAGGGTAGGTTTGACAAAACCAGAGACTGAGAATTAAAGCTAAAACCCACATAATCAGTGTTTTAGGGATAACTTCACAGgtaaaagtcaggaaaaaaaattaaccaatCCAGCATGAAAGCAGAGCGGGAAAGTTAAGAAAGTTATGTAAAGTCAGGCTTTTATCCTACATGTTTAATACTTTTGTACtcagggagccggtttagctcgtgctggtttgcagcgccttccgtccgtgaaaccagggttcgactccgggctgctccctgttcccttctctacccctgtgccggttccaagcccggtttgagaaggttgcgtcaggaagggcatccggcgtaaaacattgccaaatttaccatgcgacttgttcgctgtggcgaccccagatgggagaagccgaaagaggaagtcAAAAGTTTAATACTTTTGTACTCGTGAAGAATTTTCTAAGCTTTTTAATATAGTTATTCTTccatctttttaaatctttttcataAAGGTgcaaatcttaaaaaaacatctgtttacAAAGGAAGTCATACTTTTCTACACAATAATCCCAGCTTTTGTCAAATCTAAAACCCAAAAGAGGGTCTCTAATTTATTCTTCATTCTGTTCAATTCTTATGAATTGTTTGTTCAGGTTTACAGGCTAAAAACTGgattaccccccacccccaccccccctgctTCTTGTGTTCAAACCCACCTTTACTCAATTTACATTGACAAAAACTGTGAACAGCATCTCTGTATAAAAAGAGAGAATAccttttttgattattttaggGTGTGGCTCAGGGTAGAACTGTTGGAAGATAAGCTGATCCAGTCTGTCAGAGGGCTGCAAAACTGGGGGTGGGCTGTTCAGAAGTTCAGTATGTTCTGAGAGCAAAGCTGAACACAGGGTTGTTGAGGCCAAATGCAGAAAGTGGCTTGTCCAATCAAGTCTTTGCTTCATGCAGACAAGTAAAGACAGGTTCACAAAGTGATGTTCGTCCCTTTGAATCAATGCAggtttctctcctttttttcccctatgaACTATGTACATTAGTACTGTTGGTGATATGTTTATTTAGGTGTtttctagttaaaaaaaaagtattttattttatttagtccaTTAGTTATTTATTCCTAATGGACTTTGAAAGATTTTATagttgccttgccttgccttaattGCCTTATGGGACTATATATTCTCCCTGTTTTTAGGTTGTTGCTAGTTTAATTGTTTTCATATATTACATTTAGATATTGcagattaaaaacatatttgaaggTAAAACGTAAACCATTATGGTGACTGAATCAACTGAAAAGATAGTTCTGTATGGTTTATGCCAGAGTTACTTCATCAGTAATCTTGTGGGGTTTTTATAGCTACCTGCCTTCA
This genomic window contains:
- the trpm7 gene encoding transient receptor potential cation channel subfamily M member 7 isoform X4, producing the protein MSQKPWIEVTFTKRECVYILPVSKDPHRCLPGCQICQQLVRCCCGRLVRQHAGFTASLATKYSDVKLGENPNPPMPELEEWSVEKHTEVSPTDAYGVINFQGGSHSYRAKYVRLSYDSRPESVLRLMLKEWHMELPKILISVHGGVQNFELHPRIKQVVGKGLIKAAVTTGAWILTGGVNTGVAKHVGDALKEHCSRSAKKICTIGIAPWGVIENRNDLIGKDIIAPYQTLLNPLSKLNVLNNLHSHFLLVDDGTVGKYGAEVKLRRDLEKHINLQRIHARIGQGVPVVALIFEGGPNVILTVLEYLQETPPVPVVVCEGTGRAADILAYVHKQTEEGGGLPDGVETDIIATIKKTFNFSHSDAIHLFQMLMECMKSKELITVFDISSEEQQDIDVAILKALLQGTNSSPFDQLVLTLAWDRVDIAKNHVFVYGQQLLVSSLEQAMLDALVMDRVDFVKLLIENGVSMHRFLTINRLEELYNTKQSPNNPTLLHLVRDVKQVQLHQKTLQNNLQQSPWQQ
- the trpm7 gene encoding transient receptor potential cation channel subfamily M member 7 isoform X5, with the protein product MSQKPWIEVTFTKRECVYILPVSKDPHRCLPGCQICQQLVRCCCGRLVRQHAGFTASLATKYSDVKLGENPNPPMPELEEWSVEKHTEVSPTDAYGVINFQGGSHSYRAKYVRLSYDSRPESVLRLMLKEWHMELPKILISVHGGVQNFELHPRIKQVVGKGLIKAAVTTGAWILTGGVNTGVAKHVGDALKEHCSRSAKKICTIGIAPWGVIENRNDLIGKDIIAPYQTLLNPLSKLNVLNNLHSHFLLVDDGTVGKYGAEVKLRRDLEKHINLQRIHARIGQGVPVVALIFEGGPNVILTVLEYLQETPPVPVVVCEGTGRAADILAYVHKQTEEGGGLPDGVETDIIATIKKTFNFSHSDAIHLFQMLMECMKSKELITVFDISSEEQQDIDVAILKALLQGTNSSPFDQLVLTLAWDRVDIAKNHVFVYGQQLLVSSLEQAMLDALVMDRVDFVKLLIENGVSMHRFLTINRLEELYNTKQSPNNPTLLHLVQLHQKTLQNNLQQSPWQQ